A genomic region of Paralichthys olivaceus isolate ysfri-2021 chromosome 18, ASM2471397v2, whole genome shotgun sequence contains the following coding sequences:
- the alad gene encoding delta-aminolevulinic acid dehydratase isoform X2, producing MSGFYSGRAEMQTPAESIIHSGYFHPTLRCWQTCAADLRPDNLIYPVFITDSADAVEPIGSLPGQARYGVNKLEGLLQPLVENGLKCVLIFGVPAKIAKDERGSGADKDDTPAVLAVKKIRSLFPELLVACDVCLCPYTSHGHCGILNDDGTLNNDASCLRLGEVALAYALAGCHIIAPSDMMDGRVRAIKQALLSNGLGNKVSVLSYSAKFASCYYGPFRDAAQSKPAFGDRRCYQLPPGARGLAVRAVERDVREGADMLMVKPGLPYLDIVREVKDKFPNHPLAVYNVSGEYAMMWHGAQAGAFDLRAAVMEAMTAFRRAGADIIITYYTPQLLTWLKQ from the exons AGCAGAGATGCAGACGCCGGCGGAGTCGATCATCCACAGCGGATATTTCCACCCGACGCTCCGATGCTGGCAGACCTGTGCTGCGGATTTAAGACCCGACAATCTCATCTACCCAGTCTTCATCAC AGACAGTGCGGATGCAGTGGAGCCCATCGGCAGCCTGCCAGGACAGGCCAG ATATGGGGTGAACAAGCTGGAGGGATTGTTGCAGCCGCTTGTAGAGAACGGCTTGAAGTGTGTGCTGATCTTTGGTGTTCCGGCAAAAATAGCAAAG gaCGAGCGAGGTTCAGGCGCTGACAAAGACGACACTCCGGCCGTACTGGCAGTGAAGAAGATCCGATCTTTGTTTCCAGAGCTGCTGGTGGCGTGTGACGTCTGCCTGTGTCCCTACACGTCTCACGGACACTGTG GTATCCTGAACGACGACGGCACTCTGAACAATGACGCCAGCTGCCTGCGTTTGGGAGAAGTGGCTCTGGCGTACGCGCTGGCCG GCTGTCACATCATCGCCCCGTCTGACATGATGGATGGAAGAGTCCGAGCTATAAAACAAGCGCTGCTATCCAACGGTTTGGGAAACAAG GTGTCAGTGCTGAGCTACAGTGCAAAGTTTGCCTCTTGTTATTACGGCCCCTTCAG AGACGCTGCTCAGTCCAAACCTGCGTTCGGGGACAGACGCTGCTATCAGCTGCCCCCTGGAGCCAGAGGACTCGCCGTCCGAGCGGTG GAGCGAGACGTGAGAGAAGGAGCCGACATGCTGATGGTGAAACCAGGTCTGCCGTATCTGGACATTGTGAGAGAGGTCAAGGACAAG TTCCCCAATCACCCACTGGCGGTGTACAACGTGTCAGGGGAGTACGCCATGATGTGGCACGGAGCGCAGGCCGGAGCGTTCGACCTGCGGGCCGCTGTGATGGAGGCCATGACCGCCTTCCGCAGGGCgg GtgctgacatcatcatcacctacTACACCCCCCAGCTGCTCACCTGGCTGAAGCAGTGA
- the alad gene encoding delta-aminolevulinic acid dehydratase isoform X1 yields MTHTHTHTHTLTLRGEDGAHTILEDTQAEMQTPAESIIHSGYFHPTLRCWQTCAADLRPDNLIYPVFITDSADAVEPIGSLPGQARYGVNKLEGLLQPLVENGLKCVLIFGVPAKIAKDERGSGADKDDTPAVLAVKKIRSLFPELLVACDVCLCPYTSHGHCGILNDDGTLNNDASCLRLGEVALAYALAGCHIIAPSDMMDGRVRAIKQALLSNGLGNKVSVLSYSAKFASCYYGPFRDAAQSKPAFGDRRCYQLPPGARGLAVRAVERDVREGADMLMVKPGLPYLDIVREVKDKFPNHPLAVYNVSGEYAMMWHGAQAGAFDLRAAVMEAMTAFRRAGADIIITYYTPQLLTWLKQ; encoded by the exons AGCAGAGATGCAGACGCCGGCGGAGTCGATCATCCACAGCGGATATTTCCACCCGACGCTCCGATGCTGGCAGACCTGTGCTGCGGATTTAAGACCCGACAATCTCATCTACCCAGTCTTCATCAC AGACAGTGCGGATGCAGTGGAGCCCATCGGCAGCCTGCCAGGACAGGCCAG ATATGGGGTGAACAAGCTGGAGGGATTGTTGCAGCCGCTTGTAGAGAACGGCTTGAAGTGTGTGCTGATCTTTGGTGTTCCGGCAAAAATAGCAAAG gaCGAGCGAGGTTCAGGCGCTGACAAAGACGACACTCCGGCCGTACTGGCAGTGAAGAAGATCCGATCTTTGTTTCCAGAGCTGCTGGTGGCGTGTGACGTCTGCCTGTGTCCCTACACGTCTCACGGACACTGTG GTATCCTGAACGACGACGGCACTCTGAACAATGACGCCAGCTGCCTGCGTTTGGGAGAAGTGGCTCTGGCGTACGCGCTGGCCG GCTGTCACATCATCGCCCCGTCTGACATGATGGATGGAAGAGTCCGAGCTATAAAACAAGCGCTGCTATCCAACGGTTTGGGAAACAAG GTGTCAGTGCTGAGCTACAGTGCAAAGTTTGCCTCTTGTTATTACGGCCCCTTCAG AGACGCTGCTCAGTCCAAACCTGCGTTCGGGGACAGACGCTGCTATCAGCTGCCCCCTGGAGCCAGAGGACTCGCCGTCCGAGCGGTG GAGCGAGACGTGAGAGAAGGAGCCGACATGCTGATGGTGAAACCAGGTCTGCCGTATCTGGACATTGTGAGAGAGGTCAAGGACAAG TTCCCCAATCACCCACTGGCGGTGTACAACGTGTCAGGGGAGTACGCCATGATGTGGCACGGAGCGCAGGCCGGAGCGTTCGACCTGCGGGCCGCTGTGATGGAGGCCATGACCGCCTTCCGCAGGGCgg GtgctgacatcatcatcacctacTACACCCCCCAGCTGCTCACCTGGCTGAAGCAGTGA
- the alad gene encoding delta-aminolevulinic acid dehydratase isoform X3 translates to MQTPAESIIHSGYFHPTLRCWQTCAADLRPDNLIYPVFITDSADAVEPIGSLPGQARYGVNKLEGLLQPLVENGLKCVLIFGVPAKIAKDERGSGADKDDTPAVLAVKKIRSLFPELLVACDVCLCPYTSHGHCGILNDDGTLNNDASCLRLGEVALAYALAGCHIIAPSDMMDGRVRAIKQALLSNGLGNKVSVLSYSAKFASCYYGPFRDAAQSKPAFGDRRCYQLPPGARGLAVRAVERDVREGADMLMVKPGLPYLDIVREVKDKFPNHPLAVYNVSGEYAMMWHGAQAGAFDLRAAVMEAMTAFRRAGADIIITYYTPQLLTWLKQ, encoded by the exons ATGCAGACGCCGGCGGAGTCGATCATCCACAGCGGATATTTCCACCCGACGCTCCGATGCTGGCAGACCTGTGCTGCGGATTTAAGACCCGACAATCTCATCTACCCAGTCTTCATCAC AGACAGTGCGGATGCAGTGGAGCCCATCGGCAGCCTGCCAGGACAGGCCAG ATATGGGGTGAACAAGCTGGAGGGATTGTTGCAGCCGCTTGTAGAGAACGGCTTGAAGTGTGTGCTGATCTTTGGTGTTCCGGCAAAAATAGCAAAG gaCGAGCGAGGTTCAGGCGCTGACAAAGACGACACTCCGGCCGTACTGGCAGTGAAGAAGATCCGATCTTTGTTTCCAGAGCTGCTGGTGGCGTGTGACGTCTGCCTGTGTCCCTACACGTCTCACGGACACTGTG GTATCCTGAACGACGACGGCACTCTGAACAATGACGCCAGCTGCCTGCGTTTGGGAGAAGTGGCTCTGGCGTACGCGCTGGCCG GCTGTCACATCATCGCCCCGTCTGACATGATGGATGGAAGAGTCCGAGCTATAAAACAAGCGCTGCTATCCAACGGTTTGGGAAACAAG GTGTCAGTGCTGAGCTACAGTGCAAAGTTTGCCTCTTGTTATTACGGCCCCTTCAG AGACGCTGCTCAGTCCAAACCTGCGTTCGGGGACAGACGCTGCTATCAGCTGCCCCCTGGAGCCAGAGGACTCGCCGTCCGAGCGGTG GAGCGAGACGTGAGAGAAGGAGCCGACATGCTGATGGTGAAACCAGGTCTGCCGTATCTGGACATTGTGAGAGAGGTCAAGGACAAG TTCCCCAATCACCCACTGGCGGTGTACAACGTGTCAGGGGAGTACGCCATGATGTGGCACGGAGCGCAGGCCGGAGCGTTCGACCTGCGGGCCGCTGTGATGGAGGCCATGACCGCCTTCCGCAGGGCgg GtgctgacatcatcatcacctacTACACCCCCCAGCTGCTCACCTGGCTGAAGCAGTGA